A genomic segment from Antedon mediterranea chromosome 6, ecAntMedi1.1, whole genome shotgun sequence encodes:
- the LOC140052096 gene encoding gamma-butyrobetaine dioxygenase-like: protein MLRNCYRFNLTNVLRCIPVADTYSFSSQNYGRLYSSSGNIERRRMSTNIIIDTTSETIVLEEGDMKIQCPFIWLRDNCRCHSCYQETAGQKLTLLKKLDIDVYPLNVGMHDDQSINVEWSDAHTSKYPLKLLKDVKFPASINPLDGLHLRYWGSEMTRDKIPTFSFHDVMSDESWLYSWLESLHTHGICILNGLGDHAGNLTRLADWVTHPRMTCHGSDFAVKATSEATDLAYTGYPLELHTDLSYYSYGPGVQLLHCIQDSVNGGLSEFADGFKVAYDLKRDDPETFEILSTVPVANVYEGIHSVSKTKYLLRAWKPIIRMSNSDHVENVVFAYSQQDTCMSVEVKDVKKVYKAMKTFLDSLYSRNNLISLKLQPGEAIIVNNTRVLHGRTAFEAGGPIQRHLQGLFLDWDEIYSRMRGMSGK, encoded by the exons ATGCTGCGAAATTGTTACCGCTTTAACTTGACAAATGTTTTACGATGTATCCCTGTAGCTGATACATATAGTTTCTCTAGTCAGAATTATGGACGTTTATATAGCTCATCCGGTAATATAGAGAGACGTCGAATGTCTACAAATATCATCATTGATACTACTTCTGAAACTATAGTATTAGAGGAAGGGGACATGAAGATTCAGTGTCCGTTTATTTGGTTACGTGATAACTGTCGTTGTCATTCTTGCTACCAAGAAACCGCTGGACAGAAACTCACACTTTTGAAAAAGCTTGATATAGATGTCTACCCATTAAACGTTGGCATGCACgatgatcaatcaattaatGTAGAATGGTCAGACGCACACACGAGCAAATATCCTTTGAAGTTGTTAAAAGACGTCAAATTCCCAGCTTCGATTAATCCACTTGATGGACTTCATTTGAGGTACTGGGGTTCTGAGATGACGAGAGATAAGATACCGACATTTTCTTTTCATGATGTTATGTCTGATGAATCGTGGTTGTACTCATGGCTTGAAAGTCTTCATACACACGGAATCTGTATCTTGAACGGTCTTGGGGACCATGCTGGTAATCTGACCAGATTGGCAGATTGGGTGACACATCCACGAATGACGTGTCATGG GTCTGACTTCGCTGTGAAAGCCACGTCTGAAGCCACCGACTTAGCTTACACTGGCTATCCATTGGAGCTTCACACGGACCTTTCGTATTACTCATATGGACCTGGG gTTCAACTTCTACATTGTATACAAGACAGTGTTAATGGCGGACTAAGTGAGTTTGCAGATGGTTTTAAAGTGGCTTACGACTTAAAAAGGGACGATCCAGAAACGTTTGAAATACTCAGTACCGTGCCAGTGGCAAATGTATATGAAGGAATCCACTCAGTATCAAAGACTAAGTACCTTCTTCGGGCTTGGAAACCAATTATAAg AATGAGCAATAGTGATCATGTCGAAAATGTTGTATTCGCCTATTCACAACAAGATACTTGTATGAGCGTCGAGGTTAAAGACGTCAAGAAAGTGTATAAAGCGATGAAGACTTTCCTGGACAGCCTCTATAGTCGAAACAATTTGATATCTCTGAAACTACAGCCAG GTGAAGCAATTATTGTTAACAATACTCGAGTATTACATGGTCGAACAGCTTTTGAAGCAGGGGGTCCAATTCAGCGTCATCTCCAAGGGTTATTTCTCGACTGGGATGAAATATATTCACGAATGAGAGGAATGTCTGGCAAATGA